The following proteins come from a genomic window of Thermodesulfobacteriota bacterium:
- a CDS encoding peptidyl-prolyl cis-trans isomerase, with amino-acid sequence MRRILVLLSVLLAATAVVSCGKGGKEPADVGARGKVLATVNGVPIYENDLMQAARGQDPGGDPLRSLVRQELIHQKALKLGLDNDKEYRRRVGQAEAQLQMFRKQELSRILNDHIVRQAVVTDAEIREFFEKNADFIRTQYHVQMIFYRGDESRLADDYRALQGGTPFEEVASRRFPGIPKGSKAPWDLGFLAWDRVPEEWREILPGLEPGKVSPILSLPGGHRGIIRVVAKKVDPVLSLSSEREKIVNRMRKRKIEELQEKMVAEMEKESEIVYKK; translated from the coding sequence TTGCGAAGAATCCTGGTCCTGTTATCCGTGCTGCTCGCGGCGACAGCGGTTGTTTCCTGCGGGAAGGGCGGCAAGGAACCGGCCGACGTCGGCGCGAGGGGAAAGGTCCTCGCGACGGTGAACGGTGTCCCGATCTACGAGAACGACCTGATGCAGGCCGCGCGGGGCCAGGATCCGGGCGGAGACCCGTTGCGAAGCCTGGTCCGCCAGGAGCTGATCCATCAGAAGGCGTTGAAGCTGGGGCTGGACAACGACAAGGAGTACCGCAGGAGGGTCGGGCAGGCCGAAGCCCAGCTTCAGATGTTCCGGAAGCAGGAGCTGTCGAGAATCCTGAATGACCACATCGTGCGCCAGGCCGTCGTGACGGATGCGGAGATCCGGGAATTCTTCGAGAAGAACGCCGATTTCATCCGGACGCAATATCACGTGCAGATGATCTTCTACCGTGGAGACGAGTCCCGGCTCGCCGATGATTACAGGGCGCTCCAGGGCGGAACGCCGTTCGAGGAGGTGGCGTCCCGGCGCTTCCCGGGGATTCCGAAAGGATCGAAAGCCCCCTGGGACCTCGGATTTCTCGCCTGGGACCGGGTTCCCGAGGAGTGGCGGGAGATCCTTCCGGGGCTGGAGCCGGGCAAGGTGAGCCCGATCCTGTCCCTGCCCGGCGGACACCGCGGGATCATCCGGGTGGTCGCGAAGAAAGTCGACCCGGTCCTCTCCCTGAGCTCGGAAAGGGAGAAAATCGTCAACCGGATGCGCAAGCGGAAAATCGAGGAGCTCCAGGAGAAGATGGTCGCGGAGATGGAGAAGGAATCGGAGATCGTCTACAAGAAGTAG